The Deltaproteobacteria bacterium region CCTCGTGGCCGTGATGCGCAAGCTCTTATTGCTACTCCATGCCATCGCGCGCCGCAGTACCCCGTGGTTACCCACCCTCCGCCCTGAGCCCGCTTAGCCCTTGTTTTCCATCACAGATACTCCCGCGAAAGCGGGAATCCATGGGTGGAGAGGGGTCTTACGAGCGTACTCCCCGCCCCCACCCCGCCTGGATTCCCGCCCCCGATCGGGGTCGAGGGCAAGCTTTCGCGGGAATGACGTTCCGGGGTGGTGGGGGGGTCCTACGCCTCCGGATTGATCACATTCACGGGCTTCCCCTCGGTGAACGCGACGACGTTGCTGAACGCCGCCTGGTAGCGCTGGTACAGGATCCGGTCCACCGCGTAGCCGCGGTGGGAAGCCAGGATCACGTTGTCGAAGCGCCGCAAGGGATGGTCCGAGGGCAGCGGCTCCTCGTCGTAGACGTCCAGACCCACTCCACCGGGATGCCCCCGCTCCAGCGATTCGACCAGCGCTTCCTCCGAGATGATCGGCCCGCGCGCGGTGTTGATGAGGAGGGCGCCGGGCTTCATGCGCTCCAGCGCGCGGCGGCCGATGAGGCCGCGGGTCTCGGCGTTCAGCCGGCAGTTCACGGACACGACGTCCGACTCTTCCAGCAGCGTATCCAGGGACACTCGCCGCGCCCCCGCCTCCGCGGCGCGCTCGTCGGTCAGGGTCTTGCCCGTGGCCAGCACCTCCATGCTGAAGGCGCGCGCGATGCGCGCCACCTTGCCGCCGATGCGCCCCAACCCGATGACGCCCATGGTCCGCCCCTCCAGCAGCAACCCCACCAACGGCGGCCATCCGCCCTCGCGCATTCCCTGGCTCACCGAAGGAATCTGCCGCGCCAGTGCCAACAGCAGCGCGAAGGTCAGCTCCACCGTGGACGCGCCCGAGTCGTTGGGCGTGCACGACACCGGAATGCCCCGGCGCGTGGCCTCCGCCACGTC contains the following coding sequences:
- a CDS encoding D-2-hydroxyacid dehydrogenase family protein; protein product: MSDARFRVVVLDDYEKFSTTVPAFQEASAVADVRVVERKLTTDEEWAAEVGDAHAVVLMRERSPFREREFALAPSLRFISQIGRGIPHLDVAEATRRGIPVSCTPNDSGASTVELTFALLLALARQIPSVSQGMREGGWPPLVGLLLEGRTMGVIGLGRIGGKVARIARAFSMEVLATGKTLTDERAAEAGARRVSLDTLLEESDVVSVNCRLNAETRGLIGRRALERMKPGALLINTARGPIISEEALVESLERGHPGGVGLDVYDEEPLPSDHPLRRFDNVILASHRGYAVDRILYQRYQAAFSNVVAFTEGKPVNVINPEA